Proteins encoded by one window of Ignavibacteriota bacterium:
- a CDS encoding uracil-xanthine permease: MKNNTSNDIILGMQMLFVAFGALVLVPLLTGMDPSLALFTAGGGTLIFQFITQRKVPIFLASSFAFIAPIQIGIKEFGLGATLGGLASAGLIYVVLSLLVKAKGVQVIEKYLPPIVTGPVIMIIGLNLAPVAVGMTKNFDGSTNLDSTAIIVALFSLFVTIFVVLKGKGIFKLIPIISGIAGGYLLSIILGKVNFQPITDAKWFMIPWIEAINAGTYEFPILNISAILFILPVAIAPAIEHVGDIMAISEISNKDFLEDPGLHRTLLGDGVATIFASVLGGPPNTTYSEVTGAVALIKRFETKLMTIAAIFAISLAFFGKLGGVLKTIPIPVMGGILVLLFGMIAAIGIGTLVKNKIDMSNSRNLVIVAIILVFGIGDMSLGVGNFQLAGIGLAGIIGVLLNIILPKNN, translated from the coding sequence TTGAAAAATAACACATCTAACGATATTATACTTGGTATGCAAATGCTCTTTGTGGCGTTTGGCGCTCTTGTACTTGTTCCTTTATTAACAGGAATGGACCCTTCTTTAGCTTTGTTTACAGCTGGAGGAGGAACATTAATATTTCAGTTTATTACTCAACGAAAAGTTCCTATTTTTTTGGCAAGCTCATTTGCGTTTATTGCTCCTATTCAAATTGGAATTAAAGAATTTGGACTTGGTGCAACTTTGGGCGGATTAGCAAGTGCCGGATTAATTTATGTTGTTCTTTCATTATTGGTGAAAGCAAAAGGAGTTCAAGTTATTGAAAAATATTTACCTCCCATAGTTACCGGACCGGTTATAATGATAATTGGTTTAAATTTAGCTCCTGTAGCTGTTGGAATGACAAAGAATTTTGATGGAAGTACAAATTTAGATTCGACCGCTATAATAGTCGCATTGTTTTCATTATTTGTGACGATTTTTGTTGTACTTAAAGGAAAAGGGATCTTTAAGTTAATTCCTATTATTAGCGGAATTGCCGGAGGATATTTACTATCAATAATATTGGGCAAAGTAAATTTTCAGCCAATAACCGACGCAAAATGGTTTATGATTCCGTGGATAGAAGCCATAAACGCTGGAACATATGAATTTCCTATTCTAAATATCTCCGCAATTTTATTTATTCTTCCGGTCGCTATAGCTCCGGCAATTGAACACGTCGGCGATATTATGGCAATTTCAGAAATCTCAAATAAAGATTTTCTTGAAGATCCCGGTTTGCACAGAACACTACTTGGTGACGGCGTTGCTACAATTTTTGCTTCAGTTTTGGGCGGTCCGCCAAATACAACTTATTCGGAAGTTACCGGAGCAGTTGCGCTTATAAAAAGATTTGAAACTAAACTAATGACAATAGCGGCAATATTTGCAATATCTTTGGCGTTTTTTGGAAAGTTAGGCGGAGTATTAAAAACAATTCCTATTCCCGTTATGGGCGGAATTTTAGTCCTTTTATTTGGAATGATCGCGGCTATTGGAATTGGAACTTTAGTTAAAAATAAAATTGATATGTCAAACTCAAGAAACTTGGTTATTGTTGCCATAATTCTTGTTTTTGGAATAGGGGACATGTCATTAGGAGTTGGAAATTTTCAACTTGCCGGTATTGGTTTGGCAGGAATTATTGGCGTTTTACTAAATATTATTTTACCAAAAAACAATTAA
- a CDS encoding NCS2 family permease — translation MNEFLNFSKYNTSLKTEILAGITTFLATMYIIVVNPAIISATGMPFSGVLTATVLVSAFSSIMMGIYANNPIVLAPGMGLNAFFTFSVVLGMGVKWEVALGAVFWSGIVFIILSVLKVRELIVKAIPKQIRYAIAAGIGLFITFIGFVNAKFIVDNPATLVSITKLNPIIVTFLIGLFITSIMIIKNVKGALIIGIIITTILSIPIGRFYGDASAINYGVPTLVTWKGLMAMPDFSLILKLDFVNSLQFALFPVIFAFLFTDMFDSISTFIGVAEAANITDADGEPRNIKKSLLVDAVSTTISGLFGTSSGTSYIESAAGVEQGGRTGMTAVVAGLLFLPFIFFSPLLSVVPSIATSPALILVGVFMMKPVLKINWSKFDDAIPAFLGMILIPLTYSITQGIIWSFISWTIIKIAIGKREEVSIMLIVIDIFAILALVI, via the coding sequence ATGAACGAATTTTTAAATTTCTCAAAATATAATACAAGTTTAAAAACCGAAATACTCGCGGGAATTACTACTTTTTTGGCAACTATGTATATTATTGTTGTTAATCCGGCAATTATTTCAGCTACCGGAATGCCTTTCAGCGGTGTATTAACGGCTACTGTTTTAGTTTCAGCATTCAGCAGTATAATGATGGGTATTTATGCAAACAACCCGATTGTTTTAGCTCCCGGAATGGGATTAAACGCTTTTTTTACTTTTTCCGTTGTCTTGGGAATGGGCGTTAAATGGGAAGTTGCGCTTGGCGCCGTTTTTTGGTCGGGAATAGTTTTTATAATTTTATCTGTACTAAAAGTCCGTGAATTGATAGTTAAAGCAATTCCAAAACAAATAAGATACGCAATCGCAGCCGGAATTGGATTATTCATTACATTCATTGGTTTTGTTAATGCCAAATTTATTGTTGATAATCCAGCTACTTTGGTTTCAATTACGAAATTAAATCCCATAATTGTTACATTTTTAATTGGGTTATTTATTACTTCAATAATGATAATTAAAAATGTTAAGGGTGCTTTAATAATTGGAATTATCATTACAACAATTTTATCTATACCAATTGGTAGATTTTACGGAGATGCCTCAGCTATAAATTATGGTGTTCCTACTTTAGTTACATGGAAAGGATTAATGGCAATGCCTGATTTCAGTTTGATACTAAAACTAGATTTTGTAAACTCGCTTCAGTTTGCGTTGTTTCCGGTAATTTTTGCATTTTTATTTACAGATATGTTTGATTCAATTTCTACATTTATTGGTGTTGCCGAAGCTGCAAATATTACAGATGCAGACGGTGAACCGAGAAATATAAAAAAATCTTTACTTGTTGACGCTGTTTCAACTACAATTTCTGGTTTATTCGGAACAAGTTCAGGTACAAGTTATATTGAATCTGCCGCTGGAGTTGAACAAGGAGGAAGAACCGGAATGACAGCTGTTGTTGCTGGATTATTGTTTTTACCTTTTATATTTTTTTCACCGCTTCTATCCGTTGTTCCATCAATTGCAACTTCACCGGCTTTGATTTTGGTCGGAGTTTTTATGATGAAACCTGTTCTAAAGATCAATTGGTCAAAATTTGATGACGCGATTCCCGCGTTCCTCGGTATGATATTAATTCCTTTAACATATTCAATTACACAAGGAATTATTTGGAGCTTTATTTCATGGACGATAATTAAAATTGCGATCGGTAAAAGAGAAGAAGTATCAATTATGCTTATAGTTATTGATATTTTTGCCATTCTTGCTTTAGTAATTTAA
- a CDS encoding response regulator transcription factor: MISVAIIEDNVIIRDGLAALINGTNGYKCVGAYGNCESFLAELPKLDLDVALMDIALPGINGIEGVKKAKKIIPDLNILMLTIYKESKVVFEALCAGACGYLVKNTPPTRLLDAIREVYEGGSPMSSIIARQVITVFQQNTIPSKASEDYGLSDREKEVLLKLSEGDNYQQIADLLFISVDTVRHHIRNIYKKLHVHSQSEAVAKAIRKGVI; encoded by the coding sequence ATGATTAGTGTTGCGATAATTGAAGATAATGTTATAATTAGAGACGGTTTAGCCGCTTTGATAAATGGGACTAACGGATATAAATGTGTCGGCGCTTATGGCAATTGCGAAAGTTTTCTTGCCGAACTGCCAAAACTTGATTTGGATGTAGCGCTTATGGATATTGCGCTTCCGGGTATAAATGGTATTGAAGGCGTTAAAAAAGCGAAAAAAATCATTCCGGATTTAAATATCTTAATGCTTACAATTTATAAAGAAAGCAAAGTTGTTTTTGAAGCTTTGTGCGCCGGAGCTTGCGGTTATTTAGTTAAAAATACACCGCCCACACGATTGCTAGACGCAATCCGTGAAGTTTACGAAGGCGGCTCTCCAATGAGCAGTATTATTGCAAGACAGGTAATTACCGTATTTCAACAAAACACAATTCCTTCAAAAGCCTCGGAAGATTACGGTCTTTCAGATCGGGAAAAAGAAGTTCTGTTAAAACTTTCGGAAGGGGATAATTATCAGCAAATTGCCGATTTACTTTTTATCAGCGTTGATACAGTAAGACATCACATTAGAAACATTTATAAAAAACTTCACGTACATTCACAATCCGAAGCTGTGGCAAAAGCAATTCGTAAAGGCGTAATTTAA
- the arcC gene encoding carbamate kinase: MKKKLAVIALGGNALLRGNEIGTIDEQEKNTFDTCKQLVGLIKNDYNLIITHGNGPQVGNILLRNEAGYEKYKIPQMPMDICVADSQGGIGYMIERQLRNVFNEEKIKKNVVTLVTQVLVDKNDPAFENPTKPVGPFYLKEEADLLAKKNNWIFKKDSRNRGWRKVVASPVPLKIMNQEVIRSIANKGTIVIAVGGGGVPVYKHDNGYLEAIEAVIDKDLASSVLAKEIGADKFYIVTDVPKVYINFNKKDQKELGKIKVGEIKKYLDTGEFGSGSMEPKIKAAINFCVSTNNESIITNEESLPIPECGTRISL; encoded by the coding sequence ATGAAAAAAAAGCTTGCGGTTATTGCGCTAGGCGGCAATGCGCTTCTTCGTGGAAATGAAATTGGTACAATTGACGAACAAGAAAAAAATACTTTCGATACTTGTAAACAATTAGTTGGATTGATAAAAAATGATTATAATTTGATTATAACACATGGGAACGGACCGCAAGTTGGAAACATACTTTTACGAAATGAAGCAGGTTATGAAAAGTATAAAATTCCTCAAATGCCTATGGATATATGCGTAGCGGATTCCCAAGGCGGCATTGGCTACATGATAGAGCGCCAGTTAAGAAATGTTTTTAACGAGGAAAAAATTAAGAAAAATGTTGTAACTCTAGTAACGCAAGTTCTAGTAGATAAGAATGATCCGGCATTTGAAAATCCTACAAAACCGGTCGGGCCATTTTATCTAAAAGAAGAAGCGGATTTACTTGCTAAAAAAAACAATTGGATATTTAAGAAGGATTCGAGGAATCGGGGATGGCGAAAAGTCGTAGCATCTCCGGTTCCCTTAAAGATAATGAATCAAGAAGTTATAAGATCTATTGCAAATAAAGGTACAATTGTAATTGCCGTTGGCGGGGGCGGAGTGCCAGTTTATAAACATGATAACGGATACTTGGAAGCCATTGAAGCTGTAATTGATAAAGATCTGGCATCCTCTGTTCTTGCAAAAGAAATTGGCGCTGATAAATTTTACATTGTTACCGACGTTCCTAAAGTATATATAAACTTCAACAAAAAAGATCAAAAAGAACTCGGTAAAATTAAAGTGGGCGAAATTAAAAAATATCTCGATACTGGTGAATTTGGTTCAGGCAGCATGGAGCCAAAGATAAAAGCAGCTATAAATTTTTGCGTATCAACAAATAATGAAAGTATTATTACAAACGAAGAAAGCCTGCCTATTCCAGAATGCGGAACTCGTATATCATTATAG
- a CDS encoding T9SS type A sorting domain-containing protein, whose amino-acid sequence MKNLFYVFMFTCYCIPSISLFSQIEYFPNDLVLENDTLWLTCGRTSSGSQGLVKFNTNNENFEIVNGDYPKNTGNIIIDNDANKWIGTNEGLMKFKGKNWEIYNIENSNLPGNYFQESQFVVNNNDIWITSNRGFTLIQDTSYLGSTLNGLIKFDGKKFTFFNMENSGLPSNRIYSIAKDSLGNIWIGTNNGIVSYDGNDWTVYNINNSPLLYNSSGAIGVDNYGIIWIGQGNAVISFDGSNFTTYKIDEPTNFSYGIDKIVFDSKNCLWAACDDGVGLLKFDGIKWTIYNKDNSNYNFDVLHSICVGKNDILWLGGFTLFKFDGTDFTTLPEFDISKGLIANYSFVKCGMDISGNELDGTLFGGITWVNDRAGGYYSAVKFNGIDSRIEVPHNEDFNLSENDTLSISLWFTISNKSGGLLFKGNNITNYGITNNSDGKISANISSNSSNNWISATSTKSLTFTYWHHLVAIYTQTKIMLYVDGQFDNQITFPKTPIINSDPLFFGVEASGKAEYFNGKLDDIRIYKRYLNPNDVFALFNERSNESISIISPKDGDKIIIGSIPTIKFIPLTNKGNINIDYSIDEGANWINIVENIPNIGKYESWYVPNTPSYNCKIRISAPKYGQYIISDGSFSIVNMNENDGLIAYYPLNKNTKDESGNEHNGTIFGNFEWISDRFNNLNSAIHFNGIDCRIEVPHFDELNLKQNNTLSYSFWFSIDNHIQYAGFICKGDTISNYCISDNVHGRIAANLNHYSTDKTQTIITSKSIPLNEWHHLVATYTPTKILLYLDGKLDNQISITNTRMINSDPLYFGVDADGELEYLKGSLDDVRIYNRILGENEILKLYNEKISTSKNITYKIIFPNCDNSQTHLIIEEGNFSEGQTMKFPEYNIPNQYSAFQPYYNSLINAELFFPKGSLNENIKIEFMLKGMCENGLIDSPKTEEIVEVLYLSFTVIGDSSGSHNPLEYYYFNKNKEGYLKIPRSNIDSLMELLNYNIDLLFPFFAENGLEPDFEGIRKVVDENYYTIYFKHLSEIKLGVISSPTSIKNITNSIPTEYKLDQNYPNPFNPTTKITYQLPEKSIVTLKVYDILGKKIVELVNETREAGNHEVIFDASNLSSGIYYYQIKAGDFIQSKKMLLIK is encoded by the coding sequence ATGAAAAATTTATTTTATGTATTTATGTTTACTTGTTATTGTATACCAAGTATAAGTTTATTTTCTCAAATAGAATATTTCCCTAATGATTTAGTACTCGAAAATGACACTCTTTGGTTAACTTGCGGAAGAACTTCATCCGGATCTCAAGGTTTGGTTAAATTTAATACGAATAATGAAAATTTTGAAATTGTGAACGGAGATTATCCTAAGAATACTGGAAATATAATAATAGATAATGATGCGAATAAGTGGATTGGAACGAATGAAGGTTTAATGAAATTCAAAGGTAAAAATTGGGAAATCTATAATATAGAAAATTCCAATTTACCTGGAAATTATTTCCAGGAATCACAATTTGTTGTGAACAATAATGATATTTGGATCACATCAAATCGTGGATTTACATTAATTCAAGATACATCTTATTTAGGCAGCACGCTAAACGGTCTGATAAAATTCGACGGTAAGAAATTTACTTTTTTTAATATGGAAAATTCAGGATTACCTTCGAATAGAATTTATTCTATTGCAAAAGATAGTTTGGGAAATATTTGGATAGGAACAAATAACGGAATAGTTTCTTATGATGGGAATGATTGGACAGTATACAATATTAACAATTCACCATTATTATATAATAGTTCTGGGGCAATTGGTGTAGATAATTATGGTATAATATGGATTGGACAAGGAAATGCTGTAATAAGTTTTGATGGTAGTAATTTTACCACGTACAAAATTGATGAACCTACAAATTTTTCTTATGGAATAGATAAGATCGTTTTTGACAGTAAAAACTGTTTATGGGCTGCGTGTGATGATGGTGTTGGATTATTAAAATTCGACGGAATCAAATGGACTATTTATAATAAGGATAATTCAAATTATAACTTTGATGTACTACATTCCATATGTGTTGGTAAAAATGATATTCTATGGTTAGGCGGATTTACTTTATTTAAATTTGATGGAACTGATTTTACAACATTGCCAGAATTTGACATTAGTAAAGGACTAATTGCTAACTATTCTTTTGTAAAATGTGGAATGGATATTAGCGGCAACGAGCTTGATGGGACATTATTCGGTGGCATAACCTGGGTTAATGATAGAGCTGGTGGTTATTATTCTGCAGTAAAATTTAACGGAATTGATAGTAGAATAGAAGTTCCACATAATGAAGACTTTAATTTGAGTGAAAATGATACTCTTTCAATTAGTCTTTGGTTTACCATATCAAATAAGAGTGGAGGACTATTATTTAAAGGAAATAATATAACAAACTATGGCATTACAAATAATTCTGATGGTAAAATTTCTGCAAATATTAGTTCTAATAGTTCCAATAATTGGATAAGTGCAACTAGCACTAAATCATTAACATTTACTTATTGGCATCATTTAGTAGCAATATATACACAGACCAAAATCATGCTTTATGTAGATGGGCAGTTCGATAATCAAATTACTTTTCCCAAGACGCCAATAATCAATTCTGATCCATTATTTTTTGGAGTTGAAGCAAGCGGAAAAGCGGAATACTTTAATGGAAAATTAGATGATATTAGGATTTATAAAAGATATTTAAATCCAAACGATGTTTTTGCTCTATTTAACGAAAGATCAAATGAGTCTATTTCAATAATATCACCTAAAGATGGTGATAAAATAATCATAGGAAGTATACCAACAATTAAATTTATTCCTTTAACAAACAAAGGCAATATAAATATTGATTATTCAATTGATGAGGGCGCTAATTGGATTAACATAGTTGAAAACATACCAAATATTGGGAAATATGAAAGCTGGTATGTCCCTAATACACCATCATATAATTGTAAAATTAGAATAAGTGCCCCAAAGTATGGTCAGTATATAATTAGCGATGGCTCTTTCTCAATAGTTAATATGAATGAAAATGATGGGTTAATTGCATATTATCCATTAAACAAAAATACAAAAGATGAAAGTGGGAATGAGCACAATGGAACAATTTTTGGCAATTTTGAATGGATAAGTGATAGATTTAATAATTTAAATTCAGCTATTCATTTTAATGGAATAGATTGTAGGATAGAAGTTCCCCATTTTGATGAACTTAATTTAAAGCAGAACAATACATTGTCGTATAGTTTTTGGTTCTCGATTGATAATCATATCCAATATGCAGGATTTATTTGTAAAGGTGATACAATTTCAAATTATTGTATCTCTGATAATGTACACGGCAGAATCGCTGCTAATCTTAATCATTATAGTACAGATAAAACACAAACAATAATTACTTCGAAATCAATTCCATTAAATGAATGGCATCATTTAGTTGCAACTTATACACCTACAAAAATTTTACTTTATTTGGATGGAAAGTTAGATAATCAAATTAGTATAACTAATACAAGGATGATCAATTCAGATCCTTTATATTTTGGTGTTGATGCAGATGGAGAATTAGAATATCTCAAAGGATCGTTAGATGATGTACGCATATATAATAGAATCTTAGGCGAAAATGAAATATTAAAATTATATAATGAAAAAATAAGTACTTCAAAAAATATTACATATAAAATAATATTTCCAAATTGCGATAACTCGCAAACTCACCTTATAATTGAAGAAGGAAATTTCTCTGAGGGCCAAACTATGAAGTTTCCTGAATATAATATTCCGAATCAATATTCAGCTTTCCAACCTTATTATAACTCTTTAATTAATGCTGAGTTATTTTTCCCTAAAGGAAGTCTAAATGAAAATATTAAAATAGAATTTATGCTGAAGGGAATGTGTGAAAATGGATTAATAGATAGTCCAAAAACTGAAGAAATAGTTGAAGTATTATATCTAAGTTTTACTGTTATTGGAGATTCGTCCGGATCCCACAATCCTCTTGAATATTATTATTTTAATAAAAACAAAGAAGGATATCTTAAAATACCGAGAAGTAATATTGATTCTTTGATGGAACTATTAAATTATAATATAGATTTATTATTCCCATTTTTCGCAGAAAATGGATTAGAACCGGATTTTGAAGGGATAAGAAAAGTAGTTGATGAAAATTACTACACAATATATTTCAAACACTTATCAGAAATAAAATTAGGAGTAATAAGTTCACCGACGAGTATAAAAAATATAACAAACTCAATTCCCACTGAATATAAGTTAGATCAGAATTACCCCAATCCTTTTAATCCAACAACCAAAATCACATATCAGTTGCCGGAAAAAAGTATTGTTACATTAAAAGTCTATGATATATTAGGAAAAAAAATTGTCGAATTAGTAAATGAAACTCGAGAGGCCGGTAATCATGAAGTTATATTTGATGCAAGTAATTTAAGCAGCGGTATTTATTATTATCAAATCAAAGCAGGTGACTTTATACAATCAAAAAAAATGCTTTTAATAAAATAA
- the trxA gene encoding thioredoxin: MTEHLTKQTFLDKVFNYEQNKEWNYAGELPCIIDFYADWCGPCKMVAPILEELSNEYAGQINIYKVDTEAEQELAAVFGIRSIPSLLFCPKNERPQMAQGALPKPSLIEAINGVLLKSETTS, translated from the coding sequence ATGACTGAGCATTTAACAAAACAGACTTTTTTAGATAAAGTTTTCAATTACGAACAAAATAAAGAATGGAATTATGCCGGTGAACTTCCGTGTATTATAGATTTTTACGCAGATTGGTGCGGACCGTGTAAAATGGTTGCTCCAATTTTGGAAGAATTAAGCAATGAATATGCCGGACAAATAAATATATATAAAGTTGATACAGAAGCAGAGCAGGAACTTGCTGCTGTATTTGGAATTAGAAGCATTCCTTCATTATTATTTTGCCCAAAAAATGAAAGACCTCAAATGGCGCAGGGTGCTTTACCAAAACCGTCCTTAATTGAAGCAATAAACGGCGTTTTATTAAAATCGGAAACTACTTCTTAA
- a CDS encoding DUF5020 family protein translates to MKKFTFSILLFIASSIFAQNIQLHYDFGKDRKYFTSTIEMFKPDEYGSTFFFIDFDYNASGNNSIALAYFEIARYLTIPGTGGLAGTIQYNDGTAPWGPLGHIVLAGASYPINLGFVTLNTDLLLRKDYLSEGMDYQLTTVWFKPFFEGKLIFTGFLDLWSGDYWYTDGKELVLLTEPQLWFNVDSHFAVGGEVEISNNFIPLKDKIQINPTLAVKWNF, encoded by the coding sequence ATGAAGAAATTTACATTCTCAATTTTACTTTTTATTGCGTCTTCAATTTTTGCGCAGAACATTCAGCTTCATTATGATTTTGGAAAAGATAGAAAATACTTTACCTCAACAATAGAGATGTTTAAACCCGATGAATACGGCTCCACATTCTTCTTTATTGATTTTGATTATAACGCGTCCGGAAATAATTCAATTGCTTTAGCATATTTTGAAATTGCCAGATATCTTACAATTCCCGGAACAGGAGGATTAGCAGGAACTATCCAATATAATGATGGAACAGCTCCCTGGGGACCGCTAGGTCACATTGTTCTTGCCGGCGCAAGTTATCCTATAAATTTAGGGTTTGTTACTTTAAATACCGATCTGCTTTTAAGAAAAGATTATTTATCCGAAGGTATGGACTATCAATTAACAACAGTTTGGTTTAAACCATTTTTTGAAGGCAAACTTATTTTTACCGGATTTTTAGATTTATGGAGCGGAGATTATTGGTATACCGACGGTAAAGAGTTGGTTTTATTGACTGAACCTCAACTTTGGTTTAATGTTGACTCGCACTTTGCTGTTGGAGGTGAAGTTGAAATTAGTAATAACTTTATTCCTTTAAAAGATAAAATACAAATTAACCCAACATTAGCCGTAAAATGGAATTTCTAA
- a CDS encoding 4a-hydroxytetrahydrobiopterin dehydratase, with protein MSLTQKRCLPCEGFSKPFDQIEEENYIKHIDGWTLNCKGEHRIIKKYNFADFVNAVAFVNKIADLAENEGHHPNILIKYNLVEIELYTHAIGGLSKNDFILAAKIDGLLK; from the coding sequence ATGTCTTTAACTCAAAAAAGATGTCTTCCATGCGAAGGTTTTTCAAAACCATTTGATCAAATAGAGGAAGAAAATTACATTAAACATATTGATGGATGGACTTTAAATTGTAAAGGTGAACACAGAATTATAAAAAAATACAATTTTGCGGATTTTGTAAACGCTGTGGCATTTGTAAATAAAATTGCGGATTTAGCCGAAAATGAAGGGCATCATCCAAATATTCTGATAAAATATAATTTGGTGGAAATTGAACTTTATACACACGCAATAGGCGGATTGAGTAAAAATGATTTTATTCTTGCTGCAAAAATTGATGGATTATTAAAATAA